One segment of Alistipes finegoldii DSM 17242 DNA contains the following:
- a CDS encoding endonuclease/exonuclease/phosphatase family protein: MKKSFMLCLAGCLAACVTAVSATAARPASGQPVTRIMTCNVRITGLPEDETAGRRWEDRREVCLKAIRMYRPDVICMQEVIYDSYNYFKEKFSDYVAYGFAGPEMDPYTEGYHFIGKNVIFFSKKRYEFVSSGCYWLSETPLAAGSCSWNTMRARHCNWVRLRDRKSGAEFRVLDIHLDHKSDDARREQMKMIVGECAQYADGFPQIICGDFNSGIENAPVACLRDAGWQEAYEAVHGPGEAGFTYHGFKGPDYRKKNARRIDFIFVRGNLQPVAAEILRDKVDGLYPSDHYFLMSDFIIQ; this comes from the coding sequence ATGAAGAAGAGCTTTATGCTTTGTCTGGCAGGCTGTCTTGCGGCCTGCGTTACGGCGGTCTCCGCAACTGCGGCGCGTCCGGCGTCCGGGCAGCCGGTGACCCGCATCATGACCTGCAACGTCCGCATCACGGGACTGCCCGAAGACGAGACCGCAGGACGCCGCTGGGAGGACCGCCGCGAGGTCTGCCTGAAGGCGATCCGCATGTACAGACCCGATGTGATCTGCATGCAGGAGGTGATTTACGATTCGTATAATTATTTCAAGGAGAAATTCTCGGATTATGTCGCTTACGGATTCGCAGGTCCGGAGATGGATCCCTATACCGAAGGTTATCACTTTATCGGCAAGAACGTGATTTTCTTCAGCAAAAAGCGTTACGAGTTCGTCTCGTCGGGCTGCTACTGGCTGTCGGAAACCCCGCTTGCCGCGGGCAGCTGTTCGTGGAACACGATGCGCGCCCGCCACTGCAACTGGGTGCGCCTGCGCGACCGGAAGAGCGGCGCGGAGTTCCGCGTGCTGGACATCCACCTCGACCACAAGTCGGACGATGCGCGGCGCGAGCAGATGAAGATGATCGTCGGGGAGTGCGCGCAGTATGCCGACGGCTTCCCGCAGATCATCTGCGGCGATTTCAATTCGGGAATCGAGAATGCACCCGTCGCGTGCCTGCGTGACGCCGGGTGGCAGGAGGCGTACGAGGCCGTACATGGTCCCGGCGAAGCCGGCTTTACCTACCACGGGTTCAAAGGCCCGGATTACAGGAAAAAGAACGCGCGCCGCATCGACTTTATCTTCGTGCGCGGCAACCTGCAACCCGTTGCGGCGGAGATTCTCCGCGACAAGGTCGATGGTCTGTACCCCAGCGACCACTACTTTCTGATGTCCGATTTTATCATTCAGTAA
- a CDS encoding histidine phosphatase family protein, translating to MRFTKLFAAVLCSLAALAASGQNLRDEIAANPGKSGGVYYVYTYDNPVLTPAPKGYKPFYISHYGRHGSRWLLHDSEYDEVMAVFRAADAANAFTERGREVYGRVKRVYDDGIDRGGDLSPLGAEQHREIAARMYRNFPEVFRSGAVVDAQATLVVRCVLSMAAFCERLKELNPRLEVSRTAGRRTTRYLNFYSKPTNPTLSREYLDFIDKGGWQEEYERIGDRFVRPGRLMSELFADGEFVRTIDAQKLMKGLFYFAADMQNVGLGISFYDLFTTDELYGLNVYDNYKYYVIRGPSPLNRRFPQYYAKALLEDFLTRADRAVEGGAVSADLRFGHDGNLMTFVSLLQFEGCDVVESDPEKIAQAWPLYRITPMAANIQLVFYRKKAADDVLVKFLYNEREVRIPVASDLAPYYRWNDVRDFYRNVMENLPDPAAK from the coding sequence ATGAGATTTACAAAACTATTCGCGGCCGTTCTCTGCTCCCTCGCGGCGCTGGCCGCTTCGGGACAGAACCTCCGGGACGAAATAGCTGCAAATCCCGGCAAGTCCGGCGGCGTATATTATGTCTACACCTACGACAATCCCGTGCTGACGCCTGCGCCGAAGGGTTATAAGCCGTTTTATATCAGTCACTACGGCCGGCACGGTTCGCGCTGGCTGCTGCACGACAGCGAATACGACGAGGTGATGGCCGTTTTCCGGGCCGCCGACGCCGCGAATGCGTTTACCGAGCGGGGACGCGAGGTCTACGGCCGGGTGAAGCGCGTCTACGACGACGGCATCGACCGGGGCGGCGATCTTTCGCCCCTCGGCGCCGAGCAGCACCGGGAGATCGCCGCGCGCATGTACCGCAATTTCCCCGAAGTATTCCGCTCCGGCGCGGTCGTCGATGCGCAGGCGACCCTCGTGGTGCGGTGCGTGCTGAGCATGGCGGCTTTCTGCGAGCGGCTCAAGGAGCTTAATCCCCGTCTGGAGGTGTCGCGCACGGCGGGCCGCAGGACGACGCGCTACCTCAATTTCTACAGCAAGCCGACCAATCCGACGCTCAGCCGGGAGTACCTCGACTTCATCGACAAGGGCGGTTGGCAGGAGGAGTACGAGCGGATCGGGGATCGGTTCGTGCGTCCCGGCCGGCTGATGTCGGAGCTGTTCGCCGACGGGGAGTTCGTGCGGACGATCGACGCGCAGAAGCTGATGAAGGGCCTTTTCTATTTCGCCGCCGACATGCAGAACGTCGGTCTGGGGATTTCGTTTTACGACCTCTTTACCACCGACGAGCTTTACGGGCTGAACGTGTACGACAACTATAAGTATTACGTGATCCGCGGCCCTTCGCCGCTCAACAGGCGTTTTCCGCAGTATTATGCCAAGGCGCTGCTGGAGGATTTCCTCACGCGCGCCGACCGGGCCGTGGAGGGCGGCGCGGTTTCGGCCGACCTGCGGTTCGGCCACGACGGCAACCTGATGACGTTCGTGTCGCTGCTGCAGTTCGAGGGGTGCGACGTCGTGGAGAGCGATCCCGAAAAGATCGCCCAAGCGTGGCCCTTGTACAGGATTACGCCGATGGCGGCCAATATCCAGCTGGTTTTCTACCGTAAGAAAGCTGCGGACGACGTGCTGGTGAAATTCCTCTACAACGAACGCGAGGTGCGGATTCCCGTCGCAAGCGATCTGGCGCCTTACTACCGCTGGAACGACGTGCGCGACTTCTACCGGAACGTAATGGAGAACCTGCCCGATCCGGCCGCGAAATAG